In the Streptomyces fradiae ATCC 10745 = DSM 40063 genome, one interval contains:
- a CDS encoding DUF742 domain-containing protein, translating to MIRKPVDIGDPDRLYMVTGGRSEADDSFDLVTLVVSEGGPTSGMQSEHVRILELCRHPTAVVEIAAELALPVTVVRILLGDLHDMGKVSARHPRAAASVAGLPETALLQEVLHGLRNL from the coding sequence GTGATCCGCAAACCCGTGGACATCGGTGATCCCGACCGGCTGTACATGGTCACGGGTGGGCGCAGCGAGGCCGACGACTCCTTCGACCTGGTGACGCTGGTCGTCAGCGAGGGCGGACCCACCTCCGGGATGCAGTCGGAGCACGTCCGCATCCTGGAGCTGTGCCGGCACCCCACCGCGGTGGTCGAGATCGCGGCCGAGCTGGCGCTGCCCGTGACCGTCGTACGGATCCTGCTCGGCGACCTGCACGACATGGGCAAGGTCAGCGCCCGCCACCCCCGCGCCGCCGCATCCGTCGCGGGCCTCCCCGAAACCGCCCTGCTCCAGGAGGTCCTCCATGGGCTCCGCAACCTCTGA
- a CDS encoding GTP-binding protein has product MGSATSELPTRRTPLADAAETGLKIVVVGGFGVGKTTLVRSVSEIRPLNTEEVMTQAGQGVDETKGVESKTTTTVAFDFGRISLNQRMVLYLFGAPGQERFWFLWDRLFSGTLGAVVLVDTRRMEDSWYAIDRLEHHRTPFVVAVNRFDDDDARFSLEEIRQALALGKHVPMIDCDARLRSSAKEVLICLVDHLYALARSQEGTP; this is encoded by the coding sequence ATGGGCTCCGCAACCTCTGAGCTGCCCACCCGGCGCACCCCGCTGGCCGACGCCGCCGAAACCGGCCTGAAGATCGTCGTCGTGGGCGGCTTCGGCGTCGGCAAGACCACTCTGGTGCGCTCGGTCAGCGAGATCCGGCCACTGAACACCGAGGAGGTGATGACCCAGGCGGGGCAGGGCGTCGACGAGACGAAGGGCGTGGAGAGCAAGACCACCACGACCGTCGCCTTCGACTTCGGGCGCATCAGCCTCAACCAGCGCATGGTCCTGTACCTGTTCGGCGCCCCGGGTCAGGAGCGCTTCTGGTTCCTGTGGGACCGCCTCTTCTCCGGCACGCTGGGCGCCGTCGTCCTCGTCGACACCCGGCGCATGGAGGACTCCTGGTACGCGATCGACCGGCTCGAACACCACCGGACACCGTTCGTGGTCGCGGTCAACCGCTTCGACGACGACGACGCGCGCTTCTCGCTGGAGGAGATCCGCCAGGCTCTCGCCCTGGGGAAGCACGTCCCGATGATCGACTGCGACGCGCGGCTCAGATCGTCGGCCAAGGAGGTCCTGATCTGCCTGGTGGACCATCTGTACGCGCTGGCACGCTCCCAGGAGGGCACCCCGTGA
- a CDS encoding cytochrome P450 gives MSDTAASPSAATPPPGCPAHASAVRLGGLEYQQTPSELYRALRREHGAVAPVLLDDDIPAWLVLGYPEVSFVTSHDELFARDSRRWNQWPHIPPDWPLLPFVGYQPSVLFTEGAEHQRRAGVITHALEGVDQFELARECRLIAEQIISAFAGRGQAELMSMYAHALPARAVLWMCGMEQGSADTEQLVDDLRISLDASEGDDPVAAYGRVGARIMRLVREKRERPGPDVTSRMLLDPAGLTDEEIVQDLISVIAAAQQPTGNWIGNTLRLLLTDERFAVNVSGGRVSVGDALNEVLWLDTPTQNFVGRWAVRDTQLGGRLIRQGDCLVLGLAAANTDPQIWPESHVGAENSAHLSFSNGEHRCPYPAPLLADVMARTAVETLMEHLPDLVLSVEPGELTWRPSIWMRGLTSLPVEFTPAAR, from the coding sequence GTGAGCGACACCGCCGCTTCCCCGTCCGCGGCCACTCCCCCGCCCGGCTGCCCCGCGCACGCCTCGGCCGTACGCCTGGGCGGGCTGGAGTACCAGCAGACGCCCTCCGAGCTGTACCGCGCGCTGCGCCGCGAACACGGCGCGGTCGCGCCGGTGCTGCTCGACGACGACATCCCGGCGTGGCTCGTCCTCGGCTACCCCGAGGTCTCCTTCGTCACCAGCCACGACGAGCTGTTCGCCCGGGACTCCCGGCGCTGGAACCAGTGGCCGCACATCCCGCCGGACTGGCCCCTGCTGCCGTTCGTGGGCTACCAGCCGTCCGTGCTGTTCACCGAGGGTGCCGAGCACCAGCGCCGGGCCGGGGTGATCACCCATGCGCTGGAGGGGGTCGACCAGTTCGAGCTGGCCCGCGAGTGCCGGTTGATCGCCGAGCAGATCATCTCCGCCTTCGCCGGCCGGGGGCAGGCCGAGCTGATGAGCATGTACGCCCATGCGCTGCCGGCCCGCGCCGTGCTGTGGATGTGCGGCATGGAGCAGGGCAGCGCCGACACCGAGCAGCTCGTCGACGACCTGCGGATCTCGCTCGACGCGAGTGAGGGCGACGACCCGGTGGCCGCCTACGGCCGGGTCGGCGCGCGCATCATGCGTCTGGTGCGGGAGAAGCGGGAGCGGCCCGGTCCCGACGTCACCTCCCGGATGCTGCTGGATCCGGCCGGGCTCACCGACGAGGAGATCGTCCAGGACCTCATCTCCGTGATCGCCGCGGCCCAGCAGCCCACCGGCAACTGGATCGGCAACACCCTGCGCCTGCTGCTGACCGACGAGCGCTTCGCGGTGAACGTCTCCGGCGGCCGGGTCAGCGTCGGGGACGCGCTCAACGAGGTGCTGTGGCTCGACACGCCGACCCAGAACTTCGTCGGCCGCTGGGCGGTGCGCGACACCCAGCTCGGCGGGCGGCTGATCCGCCAGGGCGACTGCCTGGTGCTGGGACTCGCCGCGGCCAACACCGACCCGCAGATCTGGCCGGAGTCCCACGTCGGCGCCGAGAACTCCGCCCACCTCTCCTTCAGCAACGGCGAGCACCGCTGCCCCTATCCGGCGCCGCTGCTGGCGGACGTGATGGCGCGCACGGCCGTGGAGACGCTCATGGAGCACCTCCCCGACCTCGTGCTGAGTGTGGAACCGGGGGAACTGACCTGGCGCCCCT